In Candidatus Auribacterota bacterium, the genomic window AAACCCCCATCGTCAACACGACGGCGGGCGCGTTACGCACCTCCCCGGAATCAAGACCGCTGACAACCTTCATAATACACCCACAACGGTTTTAACCGCGGATCAACACGGATTATTTGCAAACCACTGAAGCCACTGAAATGGTGCAGAAATGACAAATACCAAAGCACAAATGACACATAAATGCCAAATACCAAACGACAAATGTCAAAACACAATGAGGTTTTGTCATTTGAATTTTGTCATTGGTGGTTTAAGTGTCCTCAGTGGTCATTCCCGATAATCCATACTCCGACTCCGTGCTCTCCGTGCCTCCGTGGTGAAACTTCTATCACACAATCCGCGGTTTCAACCTTTTTCAGCGACAGGCACGAGTTTTTGCTCAAGCTCCTCCGGAGACATGCGGAGCACCTCATCGAGCCGCACTGCCGCCTCCAGGGAATACTCCCCCACGCGCGTTCTCACCAGGTGTTTCAGGTGGGCGCCGCAGCCGAGCGCACTGCCGATGTCCGCACACAACGTCCGCACGTACGCTCCTTTTGAGCAGACGAGCCGCAGCTGCACCTCCGGGCCCGCGAAACCGCAGAGCTCAAGCTCATGGACGCAAATGGGCCGCGCCTTCCGGGGGACAACCATCCCCCGCCGCGCCAGCCTGTAGAGCGGCTGCCCATGGTGCTTCAATGCCGAATGCATGGGGGGTGTCTGCTCCTGCTGCCCCTTGAAGCCTTCGAGCGCCGCGCGGATCGTTTCACTCGTGACGCCGCTCCACTCCTTCCGCTCCAGAACCTTCCCCTCGGCGTCCTGTGAATCCGTGGTCACTCCGAGCACCATCACCGCACGGTACTCTTTGTCATGGGCCATGACGGTGCCCAGGCGCCGCGTCGCCTCCCTGCCCAGGCCGAGGACCAGCACCCCTTCGGCCATCGGGTCGAGCGTACCGGCATGCCCTGTCTTCCGATACCCGAACCGGCGCCTCACATGCGCCACCACGTCATGCGACGTCATCCCGGCTGATTTATTCACCACCAGGAATCCGCTCGGCCTCTCGCGCACTGGCGATCGCTCCCCTGACATCTTCGAGCAGCCTACCCTCGACGCACCGCGGCTCGCCCTGGATCATTGCGCCTGCGGCTGCCGGGTGCCCCCCGCCGCCGTACCTTCCTGCGATCTCGTCCACATTGATATGCCCGCCCCTCGATCTCAAACTGACGCGCACGCTCTTGTGGTCCGGCGCCTCCTCAAAGAGCACCGCCACCTTCACGCCGGCGAGGTCGCGCGCGTAATTGATGAACCCCTCTGCTTCTTCGGGGAGCGCGCCGCTCTTCTCGTACATCTCAGCGGTGATCCGCAGGCACGCGAGCACGCCCCCCTCCTCAATGCTCAGCGTGTCCAACACCTGCCCGAGGAACCTCATTTTCTCCGGACGGTTCTGGGCGTATATTTTCTCCGCCACCTCCTCTGGGGACAATCCACGCTGGAGCAGCTCGCCGGCGAGGCGGTGGGTGAAGGGCGTCGTGTTGCTGTAGCAGAACCGGCCCGTGTCAGTGACAATCCCCGCGTAGAGGCAGGTCGCGATAGCGCGGTCGATCGTCACCCTCAACTCCCCCAGCAGGAGGTAGATCAATTCCGCGGTCGCCGCCGCCCCCGGGTCAACCCAATTGTGGGTGCCCCAGGAGGTGTTGCTCTGGTGATGATCGATGTTCACCACCACCGGCATGGAGCTCACACGTCCAGCGATCCAGCCCAGTCTCTCCGGCCGCGGCGTGTCC contains:
- a CDS encoding bifunctional oligoribonuclease/PAP phosphatase NrnA, giving the protein MAEKRPPRAIARLLRAHESFVICGHMRPDADCVGSQLALYHALTRLNRRTEMWLPDRVPNNCLFLPGSAGIHSGESPTHLSGAAIVLDTPRPERLGWIAGRVSSMPVVVNIDHHQSNTSWGTHNWVDPGAAATAELIYLLLGELRVTIDRAIATCLYAGIVTDTGRFCYSNTTPFTHRLAGELLQRGLSPEEVAEKIYAQNRPEKMRFLGQVLDTLSIEEGGVLACLRITAEMYEKSGALPEEAEGFINYARDLAGVKVAVLFEEAPDHKSVRVSLRSRGGHINVDEIAGRYGGGGHPAAAGAMIQGEPRCVEGRLLEDVRGAIASAREAERIPGGE
- the truB gene encoding tRNA pseudouridine(55) synthase TruB, giving the protein MRERPSGFLVVNKSAGMTSHDVVAHVRRRFGYRKTGHAGTLDPMAEGVLVLGLGREATRRLGTVMAHDKEYRAVMVLGVTTDSQDAEGKVLERKEWSGVTSETIRAALEGFKGQQEQTPPMHSALKHHGQPLYRLARRGMVVPRKARPICVHELELCGFAGPEVQLRLVCSKGAYVRTLCADIGSALGCGAHLKHLVRTRVGEYSLEAAVRLDEVLRMSPEELEQKLVPVAEKG